The Halichoerus grypus chromosome 15, mHalGry1.hap1.1, whole genome shotgun sequence genome includes a window with the following:
- the LOC118549666 gene encoding uncharacterized protein LOC118549666 isoform X6 codes for MWTDLRYHQRIHTGERPYQCSECGKSFVRRNILKVHRKVHSGERPYKCNECGKSLKCKSSLIKHQRIHTGERPYECSECGKSFITSSVLHSHQRVHTGERPYECSECGKSFTTSSVLRDHQRLHTGERPYECSECDKTFTTSSALHYHHRVHTGERPYACSECGKSFVRRNSLSVHLKVHSGEKPYKCNVCGKSLKCKSTFIQHQRIHTGERPYECSECGKSFSATSVLRSHQRVHTGERPYECSECGKSFTSSSALRSHQRVHTGERPYECSDCGKFFLHRNSLNVHIKVHSGERPYKCNECGKSLNYKSTFIQHQRIHTGEKPYLCSECGKSFSHSCALRYHRQSHLGISPYDCSECGKSFTTSSVLRDHQRLHTGERPYECSQCGKSFTTRSVLRSHQRVHSRERPYECSECGKSFVRRNSLNVHVKVHSGEKPYKCNECGKSWKCKSTFIKHQRIHTGERSFACSECGKSFFSHDALSYHHRVHSGNRP; via the exons ATGTG GACTGACCTACGGtatcatcagagaattcacacaggagaGAGACCTTATCAGTGCAGCGAATGTGGCAAGTCCTTTGTCCGAAGAAATATCCTCAAGGTACACAGAAAGGTTCACTCAGGTGAAAGGccttataaatgtaatgaatgtgggaaatctttgaAGTGTAAGTCATCGTTGATTAAacaccagagaattcacacaggagaaaggccttatgagtgcagTGAATGCGGGAAGTCTTTTATCACTAGTTCCGTGCTTCATTCTCACCAGAGAGTTCACACTGGGGAAAGGCCTTatgaatgcagtgaatgtgggaaatcttttaccACTAGTTCTGTCCTCCGTGATCATCAGAGACTTCAtactggagaaaggccttatgaatGCAGTGAATGTGACAAAACTTTTACTACAAGTTCTGCCCTCCATTATCACCACagagttcacactggagagaGACCTTATGCGTGCAGTGAATGTGGCAAGTCCTTTGTCCGAAGAAATAGCCTGAGTGTGCACCTGAAAGTTCACTCAGGTGAAAAGCCTTATAAATGTAATGTATGTGGGAAATCATTGAAGTGTAAGTCAACATTCATTCAacaccagagaattcacacaggagaaaggccttatgagtgcagtgaatgtgggaaatctttttcCGCTACCTCTGTCCTTCGTTCTCACCAGAGAGTACACACGGGAGAAAGACCTTatgaatgcagtgaatgtggaaaaTCTTTTACATCTAGCTCTGCCCTCCGTTCTCACCAAAGAGTACACACcggagaaaggccttatgagtgcagTGACTGTGGGAAGTTCTTTCTCCACAGAAATAGCCTCAATGTGCACATCAAGGTTCACTCAGGTGAAAGACcctataaatgtaatgaatgtgggaaatctttgaACTATAAGTCAACGTTCATTCAacaccagagaattcacacaggagaAAAACCTTATctgtgcagtgaatgtgggaagtcTTTTAGTCATAGCTGTGCCCTCCGGTACCATCGTCAGAGTCACCTTGGAATAAGTCCTTATGATtgtagtgaatgtgggaaatcttttaccACTAGTTCTGTTCTCCGTGATCACCAGAGacttcacactggagaaaggccttatgagtgcagTCAGTGTGGGAAATCTTTCACCACTCGTTCTGTCCTCCGTTCTCATCAGAGAGTTCACTCTCGGgaaaggccttatgagtgcagtgaatgtggcaAGTCCTTTGTCAGAAGAAATAGCCTCAATGTACATGTAAAGGTTCATTCAGGTGAAAAGCCTTATaagtgtaatgaatgtgggaaatcttggAAGTGTAAGTCGACGTTCATAAAACAccagagaattcatacaggagAAAGGTCTTTTGcttgcagtgaatgtgggaaatcttttttCAGTCATGATGCTCTCAGTTATCATCACAGAGTTCACAGTGGCAACAGGCCTTAG
- the LOC118549666 gene encoding uncharacterized protein LOC118549666 isoform X2 has protein sequence MCGPVLRDVFHLAAHQGKENSQKLLRCGACGKRFYFITDFRKHEKQHMGEKPFRSRVDRTSVVKSWGFHGSGKPLTCGEVQKDFLSGSGHLQQEATHTGEKPHTVTQCRATLQSRKSHDTWGECKNAFGPKHTHIQDQGVHLGRQSFVCGECGKAFRYKSLFAIHQRYHTGKTYEFGQCVKSLRQTPALNEHGKTHSASRQYTCSKCGKSVGRKSVLIHPQRWHSGVKSYVCSGCAKAVSCSSVLITHRIQPGERFYKCRGCAKSFPSMSALSYHQRSHAGERRYECSDCGKSFTSSSVLHYHQRVHSGERPYQCSKCGKSFLRRNSLNVHIKVHSGERPYKCNACGKSLKCKSAFIKHQSVHTGERPYECSECGRSFLRRNTLNVHIKVHSGERPYKCNECGKSFKFKSTFIKHQRIHTGERPYECSECGKSFISRTDLRYHQRIHTGERPYQCSECGKSFVRRNILKVHRKVHSGERPYKCNECGKSLKCKSSLIKHQRIHTGERPYECSECGKSFITSSVLHSHQRVHTGERPYECSECGKSFTTSSVLRDHQRLHTGERPYECSECDKTFTTSSALHYHHRVHTGERPYACSECGKSFVRRNSLSVHLKVHSGEKPYKCNVCGKSLKCKSTFIQHQRIHTGERPYECSECGKSFSATSVLRSHQRVHTGERPYECSECGKSFTSSSALRSHQRVHTGERPYECSDCGKFFLHRNSLNVHIKVHSGERPYKCNECGKSLNYKSTFIQHQRIHTGEKPYLCSECGKSFSHSCALRYHRQSHLGISPYDCSECGKSFTTSSVLRDHQRLHTGERPYECSQCGKSFTTRSVLRSHQRVHSRERPYECSECGKSFVRRNSLNVHVKVHSGEKPYKCNECGKSWKCKSTFIKHQRIHTGERSFACSECGKSFFSHDALSYHHRVHSGNRP, from the coding sequence ATGTGTGGTCCAGTCTTGAGAGACGTTTTCCACTTGGCTGCGcaccagggaaaagaaaacagccaGAAACTGTTGAGGTGTGGGGCCTGTGGGAAACGATTTTATTTCATTACTGACTTCAGAAAACATGAGAAACAGCACATGGGAGAGAAACCCTTCAGAAGCCGTGTGGACAGGACCTCTGTTGTGAAGAGCTGGGGATTCCATGGTTCAGGAAAGCCCCTTACCTGTGGAGAAGTTCAGAAGGACTTCCTCTCTGGCTCAGGGCATCTGCAGCAAGAGGCCACTCATACTGGGGAGAAGCCACACACGGTCACCCAGTGCAGGGCAACTTTACAAAGCAGAAAAAGTCATGACACCTGGGGAGAATGCAAGAACGCCTTTGgtcccaaacacacacatattcagGACCAGGGTGTCCACCTTGGAAGACAGTCCTTTGTGTGCGGTGAATGCGGGAAAGCATTCAGGTACAAATCCTTATTTGCCATACACCAGAGATACCATACTGGAAAAACATACGAGTTTGGTCAATGTGTAAAATCCCTTAGGCAGACACCAGCCCTGAATGAACATGGAAAGACTCACAGTGCATCCAGACAGTACACGTGCAGCAAATGTGGGAAATCCGTAGGCCGTAAATCTGTCCTCATTCATCCCCAGAGATGGCACAGTGGAGTGAAGAGTTACGTTTGCAGTGGATGTGCAAAAGCTGTTAGCTGTAGCTCAGTGTTGATTACTCATAGGATTCAACCTGGAGAAAGGTTTTATAAGTGTCGtggctgtgcaaaatcttttccCTCTATGTCTGCCCTCTCATATCATCAGAGATCTCATGCAGGGGAAAGACGGTATGAGTGCAGTGATTGTGGGAAATCTTTTACCAGTAGTTCTGTCCTCCATTATCACCAGAGAGTTCACAGTGGAGAAAGGCCGTATCAGTGCAGTAAATGTGGCAAGTCCTTTCTCCGAAGAAATAGCCTCAATGTACATATAAAGGTTCACTCAGGTGAAAGGCCTTATAAATGTAATGCATGTGGGAAATCTTTAAAGTGTAAGTCAGCATTCATTAAACACCAGAGCGTTCACAcaggagaaaggccttatgagtgcagCGAATGTGGCAGGTCTTTTCTCCGAAGAAATACTCTGAATGTACACATAAAGGTTCACTCAGGTGAAAGACCTTATAAATGTAACGAATGTGGTAAGTCATTTAAGTTTAAGTCAACATTCATTAAacaccagagaattcacacaggGGAGAGGCCTTATGAGtgtagtgaatgtgggaaatcttttatcTCTAGGACTGACCTACGGtatcatcagagaattcacacaggagaGAGACCTTATCAGTGCAGCGAATGTGGCAAGTCCTTTGTCCGAAGAAATATCCTCAAGGTACACAGAAAGGTTCACTCAGGTGAAAGGccttataaatgtaatgaatgtgggaaatctttgaAGTGTAAGTCATCGTTGATTAAacaccagagaattcacacaggagaaaggccttatgagtgcagTGAATGCGGGAAGTCTTTTATCACTAGTTCCGTGCTTCATTCTCACCAGAGAGTTCACACTGGGGAAAGGCCTTatgaatgcagtgaatgtgggaaatcttttaccACTAGTTCTGTCCTCCGTGATCATCAGAGACTTCAtactggagaaaggccttatgaatGCAGTGAATGTGACAAAACTTTTACTACAAGTTCTGCCCTCCATTATCACCACagagttcacactggagagaGACCTTATGCGTGCAGTGAATGTGGCAAGTCCTTTGTCCGAAGAAATAGCCTGAGTGTGCACCTGAAAGTTCACTCAGGTGAAAAGCCTTATAAATGTAATGTATGTGGGAAATCATTGAAGTGTAAGTCAACATTCATTCAacaccagagaattcacacaggagaaaggccttatgagtgcagtgaatgtgggaaatctttttcCGCTACCTCTGTCCTTCGTTCTCACCAGAGAGTACACACGGGAGAAAGACCTTatgaatgcagtgaatgtggaaaaTCTTTTACATCTAGCTCTGCCCTCCGTTCTCACCAAAGAGTACACACcggagaaaggccttatgagtgcagTGACTGTGGGAAGTTCTTTCTCCACAGAAATAGCCTCAATGTGCACATCAAGGTTCACTCAGGTGAAAGACcctataaatgtaatgaatgtgggaaatctttgaACTATAAGTCAACGTTCATTCAacaccagagaattcacacaggagaAAAACCTTATctgtgcagtgaatgtgggaagtcTTTTAGTCATAGCTGTGCCCTCCGGTACCATCGTCAGAGTCACCTTGGAATAAGTCCTTATGATtgtagtgaatgtgggaaatcttttaccACTAGTTCTGTTCTCCGTGATCACCAGAGacttcacactggagaaaggccttatgagtgcagTCAGTGTGGGAAATCTTTCACCACTCGTTCTGTCCTCCGTTCTCATCAGAGAGTTCACTCTCGGgaaaggccttatgagtgcagtgaatgtggcaAGTCCTTTGTCAGAAGAAATAGCCTCAATGTACATGTAAAGGTTCATTCAGGTGAAAAGCCTTATaagtgtaatgaatgtgggaaatcttggAAGTGTAAGTCGACGTTCATAAAACAccagagaattcatacaggagAAAGGTCTTTTGcttgcagtgaatgtgggaaatcttttttCAGTCATGATGCTCTCAGTTATCATCACAGAGTTCACAGTGGCAACAGGCCTTAG
- the LOC118549666 gene encoding uncharacterized protein LOC118549666 isoform X3 yields the protein MARVSAPLPQLPASLSPPSPMAAAARRGGVTFEDIAVYFSWKEWRLLDEAQRRLYHHVMLENFTLISSLGCCCGAEDEEAPFAQSTSVGVSQTRTPKAAQSCQKTHPCEMCGPVLRDVFHLAAHQGKENSQKLLRCGACGKRFYFITDFRKHEKQHMGEKPFRSRVDRTSVVKSWGFHGSGKPLTCGEVQKDFLSGSGHLQQEATHTGEKPHTVTQCRATLQSRKSHDTWGECKNAFGPKHTHIQDQGVHLGRQSFVCGECGKAFRTDLRYHQRIHTGERPYQCSECGKSFVRRNILKVHRKVHSGERPYKCNECGKSLKCKSSLIKHQRIHTGERPYECSECGKSFITSSVLHSHQRVHTGERPYECSECGKSFTTSSVLRDHQRLHTGERPYECSECDKTFTTSSALHYHHRVHTGERPYACSECGKSFVRRNSLSVHLKVHSGEKPYKCNVCGKSLKCKSTFIQHQRIHTGERPYECSECGKSFSATSVLRSHQRVHTGERPYECSECGKSFTSSSALRSHQRVHTGERPYECSDCGKFFLHRNSLNVHIKVHSGERPYKCNECGKSLNYKSTFIQHQRIHTGEKPYLCSECGKSFSHSCALRYHRQSHLGISPYDCSECGKSFTTSSVLRDHQRLHTGERPYECSQCGKSFTTRSVLRSHQRVHSRERPYECSECGKSFVRRNSLNVHVKVHSGEKPYKCNECGKSWKCKSTFIKHQRIHTGERSFACSECGKSFFSHDALSYHHRVHSGNRP from the exons GTTGTTGCTGTGGAGCAGAGGATGAGGAGGCACCCTTTGCCCAGAGCACTTCTGTAGGCGTGTCACAGACCAGGACGCCCAAGGCAGCTCAGTCTTGCCAGAAGACCCACCCCTGTGAGATGTGTGGTCCAGTCTTGAGAGACGTTTTCCACTTGGCTGCGcaccagggaaaagaaaacagccaGAAACTGTTGAGGTGTGGGGCCTGTGGGAAACGATTTTATTTCATTACTGACTTCAGAAAACATGAGAAACAGCACATGGGAGAGAAACCCTTCAGAAGCCGTGTGGACAGGACCTCTGTTGTGAAGAGCTGGGGATTCCATGGTTCAGGAAAGCCCCTTACCTGTGGAGAAGTTCAGAAGGACTTCCTCTCTGGCTCAGGGCATCTGCAGCAAGAGGCCACTCATACTGGGGAGAAGCCACACACGGTCACCCAGTGCAGGGCAACTTTACAAAGCAGAAAAAGTCATGACACCTGGGGAGAATGCAAGAACGCCTTTGgtcccaaacacacacatattcagGACCAGGGTGTCCACCTTGGAAGACAGTCCTTTGTGTGCGGTGAATGCGGGAAAGCATTCAG GACTGACCTACGGtatcatcagagaattcacacaggagaGAGACCTTATCAGTGCAGCGAATGTGGCAAGTCCTTTGTCCGAAGAAATATCCTCAAGGTACACAGAAAGGTTCACTCAGGTGAAAGGccttataaatgtaatgaatgtgggaaatctttgaAGTGTAAGTCATCGTTGATTAAacaccagagaattcacacaggagaaaggccttatgagtgcagTGAATGCGGGAAGTCTTTTATCACTAGTTCCGTGCTTCATTCTCACCAGAGAGTTCACACTGGGGAAAGGCCTTatgaatgcagtgaatgtgggaaatcttttaccACTAGTTCTGTCCTCCGTGATCATCAGAGACTTCAtactggagaaaggccttatgaatGCAGTGAATGTGACAAAACTTTTACTACAAGTTCTGCCCTCCATTATCACCACagagttcacactggagagaGACCTTATGCGTGCAGTGAATGTGGCAAGTCCTTTGTCCGAAGAAATAGCCTGAGTGTGCACCTGAAAGTTCACTCAGGTGAAAAGCCTTATAAATGTAATGTATGTGGGAAATCATTGAAGTGTAAGTCAACATTCATTCAacaccagagaattcacacaggagaaaggccttatgagtgcagtgaatgtgggaaatctttttcCGCTACCTCTGTCCTTCGTTCTCACCAGAGAGTACACACGGGAGAAAGACCTTatgaatgcagtgaatgtggaaaaTCTTTTACATCTAGCTCTGCCCTCCGTTCTCACCAAAGAGTACACACcggagaaaggccttatgagtgcagTGACTGTGGGAAGTTCTTTCTCCACAGAAATAGCCTCAATGTGCACATCAAGGTTCACTCAGGTGAAAGACcctataaatgtaatgaatgtgggaaatctttgaACTATAAGTCAACGTTCATTCAacaccagagaattcacacaggagaAAAACCTTATctgtgcagtgaatgtgggaagtcTTTTAGTCATAGCTGTGCCCTCCGGTACCATCGTCAGAGTCACCTTGGAATAAGTCCTTATGATtgtagtgaatgtgggaaatcttttaccACTAGTTCTGTTCTCCGTGATCACCAGAGacttcacactggagaaaggccttatgagtgcagTCAGTGTGGGAAATCTTTCACCACTCGTTCTGTCCTCCGTTCTCATCAGAGAGTTCACTCTCGGgaaaggccttatgagtgcagtgaatgtggcaAGTCCTTTGTCAGAAGAAATAGCCTCAATGTACATGTAAAGGTTCATTCAGGTGAAAAGCCTTATaagtgtaatgaatgtgggaaatcttggAAGTGTAAGTCGACGTTCATAAAACAccagagaattcatacaggagAAAGGTCTTTTGcttgcagtgaatgtgggaaatcttttttCAGTCATGATGCTCTCAGTTATCATCACAGAGTTCACAGTGGCAACAGGCCTTAG
- the LOC118549666 gene encoding uncharacterized protein LOC118549666 isoform X1 has protein sequence MARVSAPLPQLPASLSPPSPMAAAARRGGVTFEDIAVYFSWKEWRLLDEAQRRLYHHVMLENFTLISSLGCCCGAEDEEAPFAQSTSVGVSQTRTPKAAQSCQKTHPCEMCGPVLRDVFHLAAHQGKENSQKLLRCGACGKRFYFITDFRKHEKQHMGEKPFRSRVDRTSVVKSWGFHGSGKPLTCGEVQKDFLSGSGHLQQEATHTGEKPHTVTQCRATLQSRKSHDTWGECKNAFGPKHTHIQDQGVHLGRQSFVCGECGKAFRYKSLFAIHQRYHTGKTYEFGQCVKSLRQTPALNEHGKTHSASRQYTCSKCGKSVGRKSVLIHPQRWHSGVKSYVCSGCAKAVSCSSVLITHRIQPGERFYKCRGCAKSFPSMSALSYHQRSHAGERRYECSDCGKSFTSSSVLHYHQRVHSGERPYQCSKCGKSFLRRNSLNVHIKVHSGERPYKCNACGKSLKCKSAFIKHQSVHTGERPYECSECGRSFLRRNTLNVHIKVHSGERPYKCNECGKSFKFKSTFIKHQRIHTGERPYECSECGKSFISRTDLRYHQRIHTGERPYQCSECGKSFVRRNILKVHRKVHSGERPYKCNECGKSLKCKSSLIKHQRIHTGERPYECSECGKSFITSSVLHSHQRVHTGERPYECSECGKSFTTSSVLRDHQRLHTGERPYECSECDKTFTTSSALHYHHRVHTGERPYACSECGKSFVRRNSLSVHLKVHSGEKPYKCNVCGKSLKCKSTFIQHQRIHTGERPYECSECGKSFSATSVLRSHQRVHTGERPYECSECGKSFTSSSALRSHQRVHTGERPYECSDCGKFFLHRNSLNVHIKVHSGERPYKCNECGKSLNYKSTFIQHQRIHTGEKPYLCSECGKSFSHSCALRYHRQSHLGISPYDCSECGKSFTTSSVLRDHQRLHTGERPYECSQCGKSFTTRSVLRSHQRVHSRERPYECSECGKSFVRRNSLNVHVKVHSGEKPYKCNECGKSWKCKSTFIKHQRIHTGERSFACSECGKSFFSHDALSYHHRVHSGNRP, from the coding sequence GTTGTTGCTGTGGAGCAGAGGATGAGGAGGCACCCTTTGCCCAGAGCACTTCTGTAGGCGTGTCACAGACCAGGACGCCCAAGGCAGCTCAGTCTTGCCAGAAGACCCACCCCTGTGAGATGTGTGGTCCAGTCTTGAGAGACGTTTTCCACTTGGCTGCGcaccagggaaaagaaaacagccaGAAACTGTTGAGGTGTGGGGCCTGTGGGAAACGATTTTATTTCATTACTGACTTCAGAAAACATGAGAAACAGCACATGGGAGAGAAACCCTTCAGAAGCCGTGTGGACAGGACCTCTGTTGTGAAGAGCTGGGGATTCCATGGTTCAGGAAAGCCCCTTACCTGTGGAGAAGTTCAGAAGGACTTCCTCTCTGGCTCAGGGCATCTGCAGCAAGAGGCCACTCATACTGGGGAGAAGCCACACACGGTCACCCAGTGCAGGGCAACTTTACAAAGCAGAAAAAGTCATGACACCTGGGGAGAATGCAAGAACGCCTTTGgtcccaaacacacacatattcagGACCAGGGTGTCCACCTTGGAAGACAGTCCTTTGTGTGCGGTGAATGCGGGAAAGCATTCAGGTACAAATCCTTATTTGCCATACACCAGAGATACCATACTGGAAAAACATACGAGTTTGGTCAATGTGTAAAATCCCTTAGGCAGACACCAGCCCTGAATGAACATGGAAAGACTCACAGTGCATCCAGACAGTACACGTGCAGCAAATGTGGGAAATCCGTAGGCCGTAAATCTGTCCTCATTCATCCCCAGAGATGGCACAGTGGAGTGAAGAGTTACGTTTGCAGTGGATGTGCAAAAGCTGTTAGCTGTAGCTCAGTGTTGATTACTCATAGGATTCAACCTGGAGAAAGGTTTTATAAGTGTCGtggctgtgcaaaatcttttccCTCTATGTCTGCCCTCTCATATCATCAGAGATCTCATGCAGGGGAAAGACGGTATGAGTGCAGTGATTGTGGGAAATCTTTTACCAGTAGTTCTGTCCTCCATTATCACCAGAGAGTTCACAGTGGAGAAAGGCCGTATCAGTGCAGTAAATGTGGCAAGTCCTTTCTCCGAAGAAATAGCCTCAATGTACATATAAAGGTTCACTCAGGTGAAAGGCCTTATAAATGTAATGCATGTGGGAAATCTTTAAAGTGTAAGTCAGCATTCATTAAACACCAGAGCGTTCACAcaggagaaaggccttatgagtgcagCGAATGTGGCAGGTCTTTTCTCCGAAGAAATACTCTGAATGTACACATAAAGGTTCACTCAGGTGAAAGACCTTATAAATGTAACGAATGTGGTAAGTCATTTAAGTTTAAGTCAACATTCATTAAacaccagagaattcacacaggGGAGAGGCCTTATGAGtgtagtgaatgtgggaaatcttttatcTCTAGGACTGACCTACGGtatcatcagagaattcacacaggagaGAGACCTTATCAGTGCAGCGAATGTGGCAAGTCCTTTGTCCGAAGAAATATCCTCAAGGTACACAGAAAGGTTCACTCAGGTGAAAGGccttataaatgtaatgaatgtgggaaatctttgaAGTGTAAGTCATCGTTGATTAAacaccagagaattcacacaggagaaaggccttatgagtgcagTGAATGCGGGAAGTCTTTTATCACTAGTTCCGTGCTTCATTCTCACCAGAGAGTTCACACTGGGGAAAGGCCTTatgaatgcagtgaatgtgggaaatcttttaccACTAGTTCTGTCCTCCGTGATCATCAGAGACTTCAtactggagaaaggccttatgaatGCAGTGAATGTGACAAAACTTTTACTACAAGTTCTGCCCTCCATTATCACCACagagttcacactggagagaGACCTTATGCGTGCAGTGAATGTGGCAAGTCCTTTGTCCGAAGAAATAGCCTGAGTGTGCACCTGAAAGTTCACTCAGGTGAAAAGCCTTATAAATGTAATGTATGTGGGAAATCATTGAAGTGTAAGTCAACATTCATTCAacaccagagaattcacacaggagaaaggccttatgagtgcagtgaatgtgggaaatctttttcCGCTACCTCTGTCCTTCGTTCTCACCAGAGAGTACACACGGGAGAAAGACCTTatgaatgcagtgaatgtggaaaaTCTTTTACATCTAGCTCTGCCCTCCGTTCTCACCAAAGAGTACACACcggagaaaggccttatgagtgcagTGACTGTGGGAAGTTCTTTCTCCACAGAAATAGCCTCAATGTGCACATCAAGGTTCACTCAGGTGAAAGACcctataaatgtaatgaatgtgggaaatctttgaACTATAAGTCAACGTTCATTCAacaccagagaattcacacaggagaAAAACCTTATctgtgcagtgaatgtgggaagtcTTTTAGTCATAGCTGTGCCCTCCGGTACCATCGTCAGAGTCACCTTGGAATAAGTCCTTATGATtgtagtgaatgtgggaaatcttttaccACTAGTTCTGTTCTCCGTGATCACCAGAGacttcacactggagaaaggccttatgagtgcagTCAGTGTGGGAAATCTTTCACCACTCGTTCTGTCCTCCGTTCTCATCAGAGAGTTCACTCTCGGgaaaggccttatgagtgcagtgaatgtggcaAGTCCTTTGTCAGAAGAAATAGCCTCAATGTACATGTAAAGGTTCATTCAGGTGAAAAGCCTTATaagtgtaatgaatgtgggaaatcttggAAGTGTAAGTCGACGTTCATAAAACAccagagaattcatacaggagAAAGGTCTTTTGcttgcagtgaatgtgggaaatcttttttCAGTCATGATGCTCTCAGTTATCATCACAGAGTTCACAGTGGCAACAGGCCTTAG